One window of Cataglyphis hispanica isolate Lineage 1 chromosome 12, ULB_Chis1_1.0, whole genome shotgun sequence genomic DNA carries:
- the LOC126853488 gene encoding mitochondrial 2-oxoglutarate/malate carrier protein-like, which produces MSSQKTVPNSVKFLIGGTSGMAATCFVQPLDLIKNRMQLSGTKTSTIRVTSSILKNEGVLALYSGLSAGLMRQATYTTTRLGIYTWLMELSSKDAQPSFLVKALLGMVAGCVGAFVGTPAEVALIRMTADGRLSIAERRNYKNVFDALFRIIREEGLFTLWRGAIPTMGRAMVVNAAQLASYSQAKQALLDTGYFEENIVLHFASSMISGLVTTAASMPVDIAKTRIQNMKTINGKPEFTGAIDVLTKVIRNEGLFALWKGFFPYYARLGPHTVLTFIFLEQMTASYKKYLT; this is translated from the exons ATGAGTAGCCAAAAGACGGTGCCAAACAGTGTCAAGTTCCTCATTGGTGGCACTTCTGG caTGGCAGCAACATGTTTTGTACAGCcattagatttaataaagaatcgtATGCAATTAAGTGGCACAAAAACATCAACAATACGTGTTACATCAtcaatcttaaaaaatgaAGGTGTTTTAGCATTATACTCGGGTTTATCTGCTGGTTTAATGCGGCAGGCTACATATACTACCACTAGACTTGGTATATATACTTGGCTTATGGAACTTTCTTC AAAAGATGCTCAACCAAGTTTCCTCGTAAAAGCATTACTTGGTATGGTAGCTGGTTGTGTCGGGGCATTTGTAGGTACACCTGCCGAAGTAGCTTTAATTAGAATGACAGCGGATGGAAGACTGTCTATTg ctGAAAGACgcaattacaaaaatgtgtTTGATGCGTTATTTCGTATAATTAGAGAGGAGGGTCTCTTTACATTATGGCGCGGTGCCATTCCTACTATGGGTCGTGCTATGGTTGTAAACGCAGCACAATTGGCATCATATTCTCAGGCAAAACAAGCATTGTTAGATACAG gATATTTTGAGGAAAATATTGTACTGCACTTTGCAAGCTCAATGATTTCTGGTTTAGTCACCACTGCTGCCTCCATGCCTGTAGATATAGCTAAAACAAG aattcaaaatatgaaaacaataaaTGGCAAGCCAGAGTTTACGGGCGCGATTGATGTTCTGACCAAAGTCATAAGAAATGAAGGATTGTTTGCATTGTGGAAAGGATTCTTCCCATATTATGCACGTCTGGGACCTCACACAGTTTTGACATTCATTTTCTTGGAACAAATGACtgcttcttataaaaaatatttaacataa